One stretch of Aquimarina sp. Aq107 DNA includes these proteins:
- a CDS encoding fasciclin domain-containing protein: MKTLIKRLTVPFLCLILTNFIISCQNDNNELDPENPDQIEFEESKIISFDEVEEMTQNIIDGELLEPVNEDEAFGSSKDSRFDISRERRVYDFSATVNSGTGAGTDITGKLRLNFTLYHASFTIVRGNLVLPDGTKARTRGAIVSDGIVYLIIDPPGRNLIFGIGRVDEEGDLEGHFRIFGNGIGRGDWNAELVKTIFPDKTIVDLIVEDGRFTSLVGALQATDLVAPLSGEGPFTVFAPTDEAFAALDEVPELEVLKQVLLYHVASGRFNTPRLLREEMIETLQGENVKVSLDENNEIVINDTVKLLSANIGGSNGVIQIIDAVLIPPSFQPLPSIVEIAVATPELSTLVGALQSANLVDTLNGEGPFTVFAPTNDAFAALDAIPDGDALTEVLLYHVAAGRFTAEELIAGQTVTTVQGDEVTIEMINGEVFLNGTIKVILADIQASNGVVHVIDGVLLPPADLQSIVEIAVATPELSTLVGALQSANLVDTLNGEGPFTVFAPTNGAFAALDAIPDGDALTEVLLYHVAAGRFTAEELIAGQTVTTVQGDEVTIEMINGEVFLNGTIKVILADIQASNGVVHVIDGVLLPPADLQSIVEIAVATPELSTLVGALQAANLVDTLNGEGPFTVFAPTNAAFAALDAIPGGEALTEVLLYHVAAGKFTADDLLTRQIVTTVQGDEVTIEMIEGQVFLNEIIRVDIANIEASNGIIHVINGVLIPPSL, encoded by the coding sequence ATGAAAACGCTAATCAAAAGATTAACGGTACCATTTTTGTGCCTTATTTTAACGAACTTCATTATTTCTTGTCAAAATGATAATAATGAATTAGACCCCGAAAACCCTGATCAAATCGAATTTGAAGAGTCAAAAATTATTAGTTTTGACGAAGTTGAGGAAATGACTCAGAATATTATCGATGGTGAGTTGCTTGAACCCGTAAACGAAGATGAAGCTTTTGGCAGTTCTAAAGATTCTAGATTCGATATCAGTAGAGAACGACGAGTATATGATTTTTCTGCAACAGTTAATAGTGGAACCGGAGCAGGAACAGATATTACAGGTAAACTTCGCTTAAACTTCACCTTATATCACGCTAGCTTTACAATCGTTCGAGGAAATTTGGTATTACCCGATGGGACTAAAGCTAGGACTAGAGGAGCTATTGTAAGTGACGGAATTGTTTATTTAATAATTGACCCTCCTGGTAGAAATTTGATTTTTGGAATTGGAAGAGTAGATGAAGAAGGTGATCTAGAAGGACACTTTAGAATTTTTGGAAATGGGATAGGAAGAGGAGATTGGAATGCTGAACTAGTTAAAACTATTTTCCCTGATAAAACGATTGTGGATTTAATTGTAGAAGATGGTAGATTCACATCTTTAGTTGGGGCTTTACAGGCCACAGATTTAGTAGCTCCTTTGTCCGGAGAAGGCCCGTTCACAGTTTTTGCACCTACAGATGAGGCATTTGCAGCATTAGATGAAGTTCCGGAGTTAGAAGTATTAAAACAGGTACTGTTGTATCATGTAGCAAGTGGAAGGTTTAATACACCAAGATTGTTGAGAGAAGAAATGATAGAAACATTACAAGGTGAAAATGTTAAAGTAAGTCTTGATGAAAACAATGAAATTGTTATAAATGACACTGTTAAGTTGCTTTCTGCAAATATTGGTGGTTCTAATGGAGTAATCCAAATCATAGATGCAGTATTAATACCACCATCTTTTCAGCCTTTACCATCAATTGTAGAAATAGCTGTCGCAACTCCAGAGCTTTCTACGTTAGTAGGAGCATTGCAATCTGCTAATTTAGTAGATACATTAAACGGAGAAGGACCTTTTACAGTATTTGCACCAACTAATGATGCATTTGCTGCTTTGGATGCTATTCCTGATGGAGATGCTCTAACGGAGGTGCTTTTGTATCATGTAGCAGCTGGAAGATTTACTGCAGAAGAGTTAATTGCAGGGCAAACAGTTACTACAGTACAAGGAGATGAAGTAACCATTGAAATGATTAATGGAGAGGTGTTTTTAAATGGTACAATAAAAGTGATTTTAGCAGATATTCAAGCATCTAATGGTGTTGTACACGTAATTGATGGAGTGTTACTTCCACCTGCTGATCTTCAGTCGATTGTAGAAATAGCTGTCGCAACTCCAGAGCTTTCTACTTTAGTAGGAGCATTGCAATCTGCTAATTTAGTAGATACATTAAATGGAGAAGGACCTTTTACAGTATTTGCACCAACTAATGGTGCATTTGCTGCTTTGGATGCTATTCCTGATGGAGATGCTCTAACGGAGGTGCTTTTGTATCATGTAGCAGCTGGAAGATTTACTGCAGAAGAGTTAATTGCAGGGCAAACAGTTACTACGGTACAAGGAGATGAAGTAACCATTGAAATGATTAATGGAGAGGTGTTTTTAAATGGTACAATAAAAGTGATTTTAGCAGATATTCAAGCATCTAATGGTGTTGTACATGTAATTGATGGAGTGTTACTTCCACCTGCTGATCTTCAATCTATTGTAGAAATAGCTGTTGCTACTCCAGAGCTTTCTACGTTAGTGGGAGCATTACAAGCGGCTAATTTGGTAGATACATTAAACGGAGAAGGACCTTTTACAGTATTTGCGCCAACTAATGCTGCTTTTGCTGCTTTAGATGCTATTCCTGGAGGAGAAGCATTAACCGAAGTGTTGTTGTATCACGTGGCAGCAGGTAAATTTACCGCCGATGATTTGCTAACAAGACAGATAGTTACTACTGTTCAAGGAGATGAAGTAACTATTGAGATGATCGAGGGGCAGGTGTTTTTAAATGAA